One genomic window of Candidatus Pseudobacter hemicellulosilyticus includes the following:
- a CDS encoding peptidoglycan DD-metalloendopeptidase family protein: MPDPIDNIIRKYQSTFHPVVKVEPGRDGLLLLDFTAKNPSLTSTVLNDTQQFSAYINHSLEQAGARLGIGGYAEHRTVYSRSPHFDTKPGEEPRRLHLGIDIWGPAGTPVYAFMGGMVHSFAFNDHYGDYGATLILLHQLDGIPFYTLYGHISLRDIQRLSPGQYVTFGEVIAHFGEPSENGQWPPHLHFQVIIDMELREGDYPGVCKFSEREKWLANCPDPDLILQLMAHARPADAAAV; the protein is encoded by the coding sequence ATGCCCGATCCTATTGACAATATCATCCGCAAGTACCAGTCCACCTTTCATCCCGTGGTGAAGGTGGAGCCTGGGCGTGATGGTCTGCTGCTGCTGGACTTTACGGCGAAGAATCCTTCGCTGACCAGTACTGTACTGAACGATACACAGCAGTTTTCCGCTTACATCAATCATTCGCTGGAACAGGCCGGCGCCCGTCTGGGTATTGGCGGTTATGCGGAACACCGTACGGTGTACAGCCGCAGTCCGCATTTTGATACAAAACCCGGTGAGGAGCCGCGCCGCCTGCACTTAGGCATTGATATCTGGGGGCCTGCCGGCACACCTGTGTATGCTTTCATGGGCGGCATGGTACATAGCTTTGCTTTCAATGATCATTACGGTGATTACGGCGCTACGCTGATCCTGCTGCACCAGCTGGACGGCATACCTTTCTATACCCTCTATGGACATATCAGCCTGCGGGATATCCAGCGGTTGTCACCCGGGCAATACGTGACTTTTGGTGAAGTGATAGCACATTTCGGTGAGCCGTCAGAGAACGGCCAGTGGCCGCCACACCTGCATTTTCAGGTCATCATTGACATGGAGCTGCGGGAAGGGGATTACCCCGGCGTCTGCAAATTTTCCGAGCGGGAGAAATGGCTGGCCAACTGTCCTGACCCGGACCTGATCCTGCAGCTGATGGCCCATGCGCGGCCTGCTGACGCTGCTGCAGTATAA
- a CDS encoding MFS transporter: MQTASKKVVNGWAMYDWANSVYNLVITTTFFPIYFTAVTPEHVPFLGRHFVNSSLYNYSLAAAYLIIALLYPILTSIADTRGNKKAFMRFFCYMGSIGCSLLYLFKGEDSLGFGVVMFMLAAIGWCGSVVFYNSYLPEIAAEKDRDRISARGFSFGYIGSVICQLIGFALILMMPHNEGEASRLTFLLVGFWWFGFAHITFARLPDSKPAVDKHEGNVITEGFREIRKVYIQVTKMPILKRFLRGFFFYSMGVQTVMLAATLFGSKLLGLDSTKLILTAVAIQLVAIPGAWGMARLSSIFGNLRVLMGVILLWIGICVAAYYTAMIKEQGGDPEYLFYGLAVAVGLVMGGVQSLSRSTYSKLMPETKDTATYFSYYDFTQNIAIVIGMFSFGYIEELTGSMKHSVLSLIFFFFVGLVWLYSARVKQRKEAKATL; the protein is encoded by the coding sequence ATGCAAACAGCTTCCAAGAAAGTCGTGAATGGCTGGGCCATGTACGACTGGGCGAACTCGGTATATAATTTAGTGATCACCACTACTTTTTTCCCGATCTATTTCACTGCTGTAACACCTGAACATGTCCCTTTCCTGGGCCGTCATTTTGTGAACAGCTCCCTGTACAATTATTCACTGGCTGCCGCCTATCTTATCATTGCCCTCCTGTATCCTATCCTGACCTCAATTGCGGATACAAGAGGAAACAAAAAAGCGTTCATGCGCTTTTTCTGTTATATGGGCTCCATCGGCTGCAGCCTTTTATATCTTTTCAAAGGTGAGGACAGCCTGGGTTTCGGCGTGGTCATGTTCATGCTGGCCGCCATCGGCTGGTGTGGCAGCGTAGTGTTCTACAATTCCTACCTGCCGGAGATAGCCGCCGAAAAGGACCGCGACCGGATCAGCGCCCGTGGCTTTTCTTTCGGGTATATCGGCAGCGTGATCTGCCAGCTGATCGGGTTTGCCCTGATCCTGATGATGCCTCATAACGAGGGTGAGGCCTCCCGCCTTACTTTCCTGCTGGTAGGTTTCTGGTGGTTCGGCTTTGCCCATATCACTTTTGCACGCCTGCCGGACAGCAAACCTGCCGTTGACAAACATGAAGGCAATGTGATCACCGAAGGTTTCCGCGAGATCCGCAAGGTCTATATCCAGGTCACCAAAATGCCCATACTCAAACGCTTCCTGCGCGGCTTCTTCTTTTACAGCATGGGCGTTCAGACCGTAATGCTGGCTGCTACCCTGTTTGGCAGCAAACTGCTGGGGCTGGACAGCACCAAACTGATCCTGACCGCCGTGGCTATCCAGCTGGTGGCCATTCCCGGCGCCTGGGGCATGGCCCGCCTCTCCAGCATTTTTGGTAACCTCCGCGTGCTGATGGGCGTGATCCTGCTCTGGATCGGTATCTGCGTAGCCGCTTACTATACCGCCATGATCAAGGAACAGGGCGGCGATCCCGAATATCTTTTTTATGGACTGGCCGTGGCCGTAGGCCTGGTGATGGGTGGCGTACAATCCCTGAGCCGTTCTACCTACTCCAAGCTGATGCCGGAAACCAAGGATACCGCCACTTATTTCAGCTACTATGATTTTACCCAGAACATTGCCATTGTCATAGGAATGTTCAGTTTTGGGTATATAGAGGAACTGACTGGCAGCATGAAACATTCCGTGCTATCTTTGATCTTCTTTTTCTTTGTTGGCCTCGTATGGCTGTATTCAGCCCGGGTAAAACAGCGAAAAGAGGCGAAGGCCACCCTATAA
- the leuS gene encoding leucine--tRNA ligase, producing MEYNFRDIEKKWQEHWQQTGAYKVSNDSAKPKYYVLDMFPYPSGAGLHVGHPLGYISSDIYARYKRLKGFNVLHPMGYDAFGLPAEQYAIEHGIHPAVSTDGNIQTFRRQLDNIGFCYDWSREVRTCEPSYYKWTQWIFLQFFDSWFNRKTQRAEHIDALTALFEKEGNATHAFPNVKYELPDGGNQFTAAQWAQYDELTRREVLMQYRLAYLAYSDVNWCEALGTVLANDEVINGVSYRGGFPVVKKKMRQWSLRITEYAERLLKGLEEVDFSDSMKEIQRNWIGKSFGAEIRFSVKSESGQVPEMVVFTTRPDTIFGVDFMVVAPEHEMVSQITAAAQQDEVDAYLQYVQSRSDVDRMAEVKKITGCFTGAYAINPFNGREIPIWISEYVLAGYGTGAIMAVPCGDERDHKFAQHFHIPITNIIGEHYNGQEANPTKDAILQHSGFLDGMVMRDAISAVLDKVEEMGIGKRQVNFKMRDAGWSRQRYWGEPFPIVFKEEVAYPMELSELPLELPPSDDFKPSGTGEGPLANVKEWVHISAHEKRDTNTMPTHAGAAWYFLRYMDPHNTEAFADRKALDYWGQVDVYIGGSEHAVAHLLYSRLWVKVLHDLGYLSFDEPFKKLINQGKITGDSRFVYRVRNTHQFVSAGLKDQYEADQLHVDVNIVDGVILDTEAFKQWKPDFANAEFILEDGKYICGAAIEKMSKTYYNVINPDLVVEKYGADTFRMYEMFLGPLEASKPWDIKGIEGVHRFLKKLWRLFYDDKGQVWKEAKASEAEWKALHKGIKKIEDDTERFSFNTAVSAFMVCVNELTDLKASKKEILEQLLILLTPYAPHVSEELWQLLGNSGSILDASYPVANAQYLVETSKEYPISINGKVRTQLNISLAATQAEVEQEVLANDIVQKWLEGKPHKKIIFVKGKMVNVVV from the coding sequence ATGGAATACAATTTCAGGGATATCGAAAAGAAATGGCAGGAGCACTGGCAGCAGACAGGGGCTTACAAGGTCAGCAATGACAGCGCCAAACCCAAATACTATGTATTGGATATGTTCCCTTATCCCAGTGGGGCCGGCCTGCACGTAGGGCATCCGCTGGGTTATATCTCCTCTGATATCTATGCCAGGTACAAGCGGCTGAAAGGTTTTAACGTACTGCATCCGATGGGCTATGACGCCTTTGGCCTGCCGGCTGAACAATATGCCATTGAACATGGTATCCACCCGGCGGTATCTACTGACGGCAATATCCAGACCTTCCGTCGCCAGCTGGATAATATTGGTTTCTGTTACGACTGGAGCCGTGAGGTACGTACCTGCGAGCCCTCCTATTACAAATGGACCCAATGGATCTTTCTCCAGTTCTTCGATAGCTGGTTCAACCGCAAGACCCAACGGGCCGAGCATATTGACGCCCTTACTGCCCTCTTTGAAAAGGAAGGCAATGCCACACATGCTTTTCCCAATGTAAAATATGAGCTGCCCGATGGCGGCAACCAGTTCACAGCTGCGCAATGGGCGCAGTATGATGAGCTGACCCGCCGGGAAGTCCTGATGCAGTACCGCCTGGCCTACCTGGCCTATTCCGATGTGAACTGGTGCGAAGCGCTGGGCACGGTACTGGCCAATGATGAGGTGATCAACGGTGTCAGCTACCGCGGTGGTTTTCCCGTGGTCAAGAAAAAAATGCGCCAGTGGAGCCTGCGTATCACTGAATATGCTGAGCGCCTGCTCAAAGGACTGGAAGAAGTGGATTTCAGTGATTCCATGAAAGAGATCCAGCGCAACTGGATTGGCAAGAGCTTTGGCGCTGAGATCCGTTTTTCTGTAAAAAGCGAATCCGGCCAGGTGCCGGAAATGGTGGTCTTCACTACCCGTCCTGACACCATCTTCGGTGTGGACTTCATGGTAGTGGCCCCCGAGCACGAGATGGTGTCGCAGATCACTGCCGCCGCCCAGCAGGACGAAGTAGACGCCTACCTGCAATATGTACAAAGCCGCTCCGATGTAGACCGGATGGCCGAAGTGAAAAAGATCACGGGCTGCTTTACCGGCGCCTATGCCATCAATCCTTTCAACGGCCGGGAGATCCCCATCTGGATCTCCGAGTATGTACTGGCAGGCTATGGCACCGGCGCTATCATGGCTGTTCCCTGTGGGGACGAGCGTGATCATAAGTTCGCCCAGCATTTTCATATCCCCATCACCAATATCATTGGTGAGCACTATAACGGGCAGGAGGCCAATCCTACCAAGGACGCCATCCTGCAGCATTCCGGTTTCCTGGATGGCATGGTCATGCGCGATGCCATCAGTGCAGTACTGGACAAAGTAGAGGAAATGGGCATCGGCAAACGCCAGGTCAATTTCAAGATGCGGGATGCAGGCTGGAGCCGCCAGCGCTACTGGGGCGAACCCTTTCCCATCGTGTTCAAAGAGGAGGTGGCCTACCCCATGGAACTCAGTGAGCTTCCCCTGGAACTGCCACCCAGCGATGATTTCAAGCCCTCCGGCACCGGTGAGGGACCACTGGCCAACGTGAAAGAATGGGTACATATCAGCGCCCACGAAAAGCGGGATACGAACACTATGCCCACGCATGCCGGCGCCGCCTGGTATTTCCTGCGGTATATGGATCCGCATAATACGGAGGCATTTGCCGACCGTAAGGCGCTGGACTACTGGGGACAGGTGGACGTGTACATCGGCGGTTCAGAACATGCCGTGGCGCACCTGCTCTATTCCCGTCTCTGGGTAAAAGTGCTGCATGACCTGGGCTACCTCAGCTTTGACGAGCCTTTCAAAAAGCTGATCAACCAGGGCAAGATCACGGGGGACTCCCGTTTTGTATACCGTGTGCGCAATACACACCAGTTTGTGTCTGCCGGTCTGAAAGACCAGTATGAGGCCGATCAGCTGCATGTGGATGTGAACATTGTTGACGGGGTAATACTGGATACCGAAGCCTTCAAACAATGGAAACCTGATTTCGCGAATGCCGAGTTCATTCTCGAAGACGGTAAATATATCTGCGGTGCTGCCATTGAAAAGATGAGCAAAACCTACTACAATGTTATCAATCCTGACCTGGTAGTGGAGAAATACGGTGCTGATACCTTCCGTATGTATGAGATGTTCCTGGGACCGCTGGAAGCTTCCAAGCCCTGGGATATCAAAGGCATTGAAGGGGTACACCGGTTCCTGAAAAAACTCTGGCGCCTGTTCTATGATGATAAAGGACAGGTATGGAAAGAGGCGAAAGCTTCTGAAGCGGAGTGGAAGGCCCTGCACAAAGGCATCAAAAAGATTGAGGACGATACGGAACGTTTCTCTTTCAATACCGCTGTGAGCGCTTTCATGGTCTGTGTGAACGAGCTGACCGATCTCAAGGCCAGCAAAAAGGAAATACTGGAGCAATTGCTGATCCTGCTGACACCTTATGCACCGCACGTGAGTGAAGAGCTCTGGCAGCTGCTGGGCAACAGCGGTTCCATCCTGGATGCCAGCTATCCGGTGGCCAACGCGCAATACCTGGTGGAAACTTCCAAGGAATATCCTATTTCTATCAACGGCAAAGTACGGACCCAGCTCAATATCAGCCTGGCCGCCACGCAGGCCGAGGTAGAGCAGGAGGTCCTGGCCAACGATATTGTGCAGAAGTGGCTGGAAGGAAAACCTCATAAGAAGATCATTTTTGTAAAAGGCAAGATGGTCAACGTTGTAGTATAA
- a CDS encoding permease-like cell division protein FtsX → MAQFGKASAKRSKPSYFMSIIGVTIVLFFVGVFGWLLLNAKRYTDTLKENVKVQVYLRRNVTPTDVESLKNYLTVQPYTRNVEYVDKEAAKKRLQSDGEDVNFELLDENPLPASFDLALKSGYVQKDTLDMIKADLEKQSLVVESVRYPAFVVEKMGSSVRVGLIAFVALAAVFCILSIVLIDNTIRLAMYSNRFIIKTMQMVGATRGFISKPMNLRAIANGALSAVFAIAIVYGLMVLSEYFLPELRSLRDNGKMLLLFAFLILLGISISVFSTWRSVVKYLKMKLDDLY, encoded by the coding sequence ATGGCGCAATTCGGAAAGGCATCCGCCAAACGATCAAAGCCCTCCTATTTCATGTCCATCATCGGTGTTACCATCGTGCTTTTCTTTGTAGGGGTGTTTGGCTGGCTGTTGTTGAATGCCAAGCGATACACAGATACCCTTAAGGAGAATGTGAAAGTGCAGGTATACCTTCGCCGCAATGTAACGCCCACGGATGTGGAATCCCTCAAAAATTACCTTACGGTGCAGCCTTATACGCGCAACGTGGAATATGTGGATAAGGAAGCCGCCAAGAAAAGGCTGCAGTCTGACGGGGAAGATGTCAATTTTGAACTACTGGATGAAAACCCGCTGCCCGCGTCCTTTGACCTGGCGCTCAAAAGCGGTTATGTGCAGAAGGACACCCTGGATATGATCAAGGCCGACCTGGAAAAGCAGAGCCTGGTAGTGGAAAGCGTCCGGTACCCGGCCTTTGTGGTAGAAAAGATGGGCTCCTCCGTCCGGGTGGGCCTGATTGCCTTTGTGGCCCTGGCCGCCGTATTCTGTATCCTGTCCATTGTACTGATTGACAATACTATCCGCCTGGCCATGTACAGCAACCGCTTTATCATTAAGACCATGCAGATGGTAGGCGCCACCAGGGGTTTTATTTCCAAGCCCATGAACCTGCGGGCCATTGCCAATGGGGCCCTGTCGGCCGTATTTGCCATTGCCATTGTGTACGGGCTCATGGTCCTGTCAGAATATTTCCTGCCGGAGCTGCGCAGCCTGCGCGACAATGGCAAGATGCTCCTGCTTTTTGCCTTCCTGATCCTCCTGGGTATCAGCATCTCGGTGTTCAGCACCTGGCGCAGCGTAGTGAAATACCTGAAGATGAAACTGGACGACCTGTATTAA
- a CDS encoding DUF3098 domain-containing protein, which produces MSVKKQTPASSTASTPTGNLFGRENYIWILAGLAVILIGILVMAGGRSEDPNVFKDDQVYSKMRITVAPILILLGLGIEVFAIFRKPKAKA; this is translated from the coding sequence ATGTCTGTAAAGAAACAAACACCTGCATCCAGCACCGCCTCCACCCCTACCGGTAACCTTTTTGGCCGGGAGAACTATATCTGGATCCTGGCCGGACTGGCCGTTATCCTGATCGGTATCCTCGTGATGGCCGGTGGCAGAAGTGAAGACCCGAATGTTTTCAAGGACGACCAGGTGTACAGCAAAATGCGCATTACTGTTGCCCCCATCCTGATCCTGCTGGGTCTGGGCATTGAAGTATTTGCCATTTTCAGGAAGCCCAAGGCCAAAGCATGA
- a CDS encoding MarR family transcriptional regulator, with protein MKAAESKYNACMYFASGALARQLEKLAIEHWKQVDLPPSHAYLLMLALEEPGIQPTSISRHLRLTPSTITRLIEKLEEKMLVMRITEGKVTKVYPTPGAEELYPALLRCNEQFAARYCHLLGLDESGKLAQSMMRMADKLSN; from the coding sequence ATGAAAGCGGCTGAAAGTAAATATAACGCCTGTATGTATTTCGCCTCCGGCGCACTGGCGCGGCAACTGGAGAAGCTCGCGATCGAACACTGGAAACAGGTTGATCTGCCACCCAGCCATGCCTATTTACTAATGCTGGCCCTGGAAGAACCGGGTATACAACCCACTTCCATCAGCAGGCATCTCCGGCTCACACCCAGCACTATCACCCGGCTCATTGAAAAGCTGGAAGAGAAAATGCTGGTCATGCGGATCACTGAAGGAAAAGTCACTAAAGTTTATCCTACTCCCGGTGCGGAGGAATTATACCCCGCCCTGCTGCGCTGTAATGAGCAGTTTGCGGCCCGGTATTGCCATCTCCTGGGATTGGATGAAAGCGGAAAACTGGCTCAATCGATGATGCGGATGGCCGATAAGCTGAGCAATTGA
- a CDS encoding amidotransferase: MQIHFIQHVPFESPGYLLQWAEEANHAISFTRTYEAAVFPDADTIALLIVMGGPMGVYDETQFPWLKAEKAFIRTVINAGKKVLGVCLGSQLVAEVLDARVYPNTQKEIGWWPLQVLPAAAGTPTAGWPSEITVFHWHGDTFDLPAGADHLFRTDACPHQGYLVNNQVAGFQFHMEVGAPEVQHMILHCGQELVPGAFIQDPASLEKGVDQYATGTRQYLKRFLDAFLDN; encoded by the coding sequence ATGCAGATCCACTTTATCCAGCACGTCCCCTTCGAATCCCCCGGCTATCTCCTGCAATGGGCAGAAGAAGCAAATCATGCCATCAGTTTCACCAGGACCTATGAAGCGGCTGTATTTCCCGATGCCGACACCATAGCGCTGCTGATAGTCATGGGCGGCCCCATGGGCGTATATGACGAAACTCAGTTTCCCTGGCTCAAAGCAGAAAAAGCATTTATCCGCACCGTGATCAATGCCGGTAAAAAAGTACTGGGTGTTTGCCTCGGCTCCCAGCTGGTGGCTGAAGTACTGGACGCCCGCGTGTATCCCAACACGCAAAAGGAAATTGGCTGGTGGCCGCTCCAGGTGCTGCCCGCAGCAGCAGGTACGCCTACAGCCGGATGGCCGTCCGAGATCACCGTTTTCCACTGGCATGGCGATACTTTTGATCTGCCCGCCGGCGCTGACCATCTCTTCAGGACCGATGCCTGTCCCCACCAGGGCTACCTGGTCAATAACCAGGTAGCAGGTTTCCAGTTCCATATGGAAGTGGGCGCCCCCGAAGTACAGCATATGATCCTTCATTGCGGCCAGGAACTGGTCCCCGGAGCCTTTATCCAGGATCCAGCCAGCCTGGAAAAAGGGGTTGATCAATATGCCACTGGCACCCGCCAGTACCTTAAACGCTTCCTGGACGCCTTCCTGGACAACTGA
- a CDS encoding thioredoxin family protein has translation MSTLTNSKRVDPSYFTNGLTYAAYRSLIDELLKEEKVTGATQTDALVNYTRLNVQRMNRIDKTVKILSDVELVMHAVTRPQTWVVLTEGWCGDAGQILPILNTMASLNPKINLRMVLRDDNLELMDQYLTGTSRSIPRLIVADTATATELFNWGPRPSTLQDLFMQWKAEGITGTELTEKVHSWYAKDKTATTQKDIAALLKAHL, from the coding sequence ATGTCAACTCTAACAAACAGTAAGCGTGTCGATCCGTCCTATTTCACCAATGGATTGACGTATGCCGCCTATCGCAGCCTGATCGACGAGCTGCTGAAAGAAGAAAAAGTCACCGGCGCTACCCAGACGGATGCCCTGGTCAATTATACCAGGCTGAATGTTCAACGGATGAACCGGATCGACAAGACCGTTAAAATATTGTCTGATGTGGAACTGGTCATGCATGCCGTTACCCGCCCGCAAACCTGGGTGGTGCTGACAGAAGGATGGTGTGGTGACGCCGGTCAGATCCTGCCTATCCTCAATACCATGGCTTCCCTGAATCCAAAGATCAACCTGCGCATGGTGCTCCGGGACGATAACCTGGAACTGATGGACCAGTACCTCACCGGTACCAGCCGCAGCATTCCCCGCCTGATTGTTGCCGATACGGCCACAGCTACAGAACTGTTCAACTGGGGTCCGCGTCCCAGCACTTTACAGGACCTGTTCATGCAATGGAAGGCAGAAGGAATTACCGGCACCGAACTGACTGAGAAAGTACATAGCTGGTATGCCAAAGACAAAACGGCTACCACACAGAAAGATATTGCCGCCCTGCTGAAAGCTCACCTGTAA
- a CDS encoding undecaprenyl-diphosphate phosphatase, giving the protein MSLFEAIIIAIVEGITEYLPVSSTGHMIIASSLMGIEDDNYTKLFEVAIQLGAILAVVVLYWKKFVDFRKWQFYAKLLVAVIPAIVLGKLFSDKIDTLLESPTTVAISLLLGGIILLFIDRFFLNPTIDTEEKIGFRQAFMIGLWQCVAMIPGVSRSASSIIGGMQQQLTRKLAAEFSFFLAVPTMCAASGYSLVLKDYETNGVVQKGYELIMASSDNLYAFIVGNIVAFVVAMLAIRFFIGFLQKHGFRLFGWYRIIAGIILLVLISQGIIGKS; this is encoded by the coding sequence ATGAGCTTATTTGAAGCAATTATCATCGCTATCGTAGAAGGCATTACCGAGTATCTCCCCGTTTCCTCTACCGGCCATATGATCATCGCCAGCAGCCTGATGGGCATTGAGGATGACAACTACACCAAACTCTTTGAAGTGGCCATCCAGCTGGGGGCTATCCTGGCCGTAGTGGTACTGTACTGGAAAAAGTTTGTTGACTTCCGTAAATGGCAGTTCTACGCCAAGCTGCTGGTAGCCGTAATACCTGCCATTGTGCTGGGCAAACTGTTCTCCGATAAGATAGACACCCTGCTGGAAAGCCCCACCACCGTGGCCATCAGCCTGCTGCTGGGCGGTATAATACTGTTGTTCATTGACCGGTTCTTCCTGAACCCTACCATAGATACCGAAGAAAAGATCGGGTTCCGCCAGGCCTTTATGATCGGCCTCTGGCAATGCGTGGCCATGATCCCCGGCGTCAGCCGCAGCGCCTCCTCCATCATTGGCGGTATGCAGCAGCAACTGACCCGCAAGCTGGCCGCCGAGTTCTCTTTCTTCCTGGCCGTTCCCACTATGTGCGCCGCTTCCGGGTATTCCCTGGTGCTGAAAGATTATGAGACCAATGGCGTGGTCCAGAAAGGGTATGAACTGATCATGGCCTCCTCGGATAATCTCTATGCTTTCATTGTAGGTAATATTGTAGCCTTTGTGGTGGCCATGCTGGCCATCCGCTTTTTTATCGGCTTCCTGCAAAAACACGGCTTCCGCCTCTTCGGCTGGTACCGGATCATTGCCGGCATTATCCTGCTGGTCCTGATCAGCCAGGGCATTATTGGCAAGTCATAA
- a CDS encoding MBL fold metallo-hydrolase: MNLYSIHTGNFKLDGGAMFGVVPRSIWQKLNPPDSNNLCNWAMRCLLIEDGNRLILVDNGLGDKQDAKFFGHYHLNGDDTLDKSLAAHGFHRNDITDVFLTHLHFDHCGGSIVREGEKLVPAFKNAVYWSNLPHWEWAVQPNDREKASFLKDNIMPIQESGQLKFVEPTDGILFADHFKVRFVYGHTDAMMLPQLRYKNRTILYMADLLPSVAHLPIPYVMAYDMFPLTTLREKKTFLQEAQEEEYILFFEHDPVNECCTLQMTENGIRQGDIFRLSDI; encoded by the coding sequence ATGAACCTGTACTCAATCCATACCGGAAACTTCAAGCTCGATGGCGGCGCCATGTTTGGCGTTGTGCCCAGATCCATCTGGCAAAAACTCAATCCACCCGACAGTAATAATCTCTGTAACTGGGCCATGCGCTGCCTGCTGATAGAAGACGGCAACCGCCTGATCCTGGTAGACAACGGCCTTGGCGATAAGCAGGACGCCAAATTCTTTGGTCATTACCACCTCAACGGGGATGATACCCTGGACAAGTCCCTGGCCGCTCATGGCTTTCACCGGAACGATATCACAGACGTATTCCTCACCCACCTGCATTTTGACCACTGTGGCGGCAGTATTGTACGTGAGGGCGAAAAGCTGGTGCCAGCCTTTAAAAACGCCGTCTATTGGAGTAACCTGCCCCACTGGGAATGGGCCGTTCAGCCCAATGACCGTGAGAAAGCCTCTTTCCTGAAAGACAATATCATGCCCATCCAGGAAAGTGGCCAGCTGAAATTTGTAGAGCCTACAGATGGTATCCTTTTCGCCGACCATTTCAAGGTCCGCTTTGTATACGGCCATACGGATGCCATGATGCTTCCCCAGCTGCGTTATAAGAACAGGACCATCCTCTATATGGCGGACCTGCTGCCTTCTGTGGCACACCTGCCTATTCCTTATGTAATGGCTTATGATATGTTCCCGCTCACCACGCTGCGGGAGAAGAAGACTTTCCTGCAGGAAGCACAGGAAGAAGAGTATATCCTCTTCTTTGAACATGATCCCGTAAACGAATGCTGTACGTTACAGATGACGGAAAATGGGATCCGCCAGGGAGATATATTCAGGCTGAGCGATATCTGA
- a CDS encoding DUF3108 domain-containing protein, with translation MKVLKSVALLLLTVASFPLKAGDNMCGIRNTSFQAGESITFKVFYTVVGAYFGAGEATFNTELEKLNNKPVYHVTGEGKTYSFYDNFFRVRDKYETFIDTATLQPLRFIRNVDEGGYKKFENVTFNKATNTAVTTKGVFKTPECVQDVLSAIFYARNIDFDKYKSGDKINFSLFLDNEVYEMYIRYLGKETVKTKYGKFRAIKFKPLLIKGTIFEGGEKMTVWVSDDRNRLPVRIESPISVGSVKVDMISYRNLRYPLSSLTSLR, from the coding sequence ATGAAAGTATTAAAATCTGTCGCACTCTTATTGCTTACCGTAGCCAGCTTCCCTCTGAAAGCAGGGGATAATATGTGTGGGATCCGCAATACGTCCTTCCAGGCGGGTGAAAGCATCACTTTCAAAGTATTTTATACGGTGGTAGGCGCCTATTTCGGGGCCGGCGAAGCCACTTTCAACACGGAGCTGGAAAAGCTGAACAACAAGCCGGTATACCATGTAACGGGTGAGGGCAAGACCTACAGCTTCTATGATAATTTTTTCCGGGTAAGGGATAAATACGAAACCTTTATAGATACGGCCACCCTGCAGCCGCTCCGCTTTATCCGCAATGTGGACGAAGGGGGGTACAAGAAATTTGAGAATGTCACTTTCAATAAGGCTACCAATACGGCTGTTACCACCAAGGGCGTGTTCAAAACCCCTGAATGCGTACAGGACGTACTGAGCGCCATCTTCTACGCCCGGAATATTGACTTCGATAAATACAAGTCTGGCGACAAGATCAATTTCTCCCTGTTCCTGGACAACGAGGTCTATGAAATGTATATCCGCTACCTGGGCAAGGAAACGGTGAAAACCAAGTATGGGAAATTCAGGGCCATCAAGTTCAAGCCCCTGCTGATCAAGGGTACTATCTTTGAAGGCGGGGAGAAAATGACCGTCTGGGTGAGTGATGACAGGAACCGCCTGCCGGTCCGCATTGAAAGTCCTATTTCCGTGGGCAGTGTGAAAGTGGATATGATCAGCTACCGCAACCTGCGGTACCCGCTTTCTTCATTGACCAGCCTTCGGTGA